The following coding sequences lie in one Streptosporangiales bacterium genomic window:
- the allB gene encoding allantoinase AllB — translation MSSLVLRSQRVVLPDGERPATVVVEGGRIAAVLDHDAEVDAAEIVDLGDDALLPGLVDTHVHVDEPGRTEWEGFATATRAAAAGGVTTIVDMPLNSLPPTVDPQALAAKRQAAAGQLFVDVGCWGGAVPSNLGRLGELHAAGVLGFKCFTTDSGVPEFPPLTWLQVRAALRELAAFDGLLLVHAEDAAVLAGAPAATGDSYPAFVASRPARAEVSAVRELVAALRETGGRAHVLHVSAAAAAAEVARARADGVRITAETCPHYLALTADGAGADASDKCCPPIRDAANREALWARLADGALDCVVSDHSPCPPELKQGGLANAWGGISSLQLGLSVVWTHARTRGHQLTDVVRWMADAPARLAGLAGKGRIAVGCDADLVAFAPEQAWVVTPAALHHRHPGTPYANHRLVGRTRRTWLRGRPVTDQPFGGLLSGVTWAPHRT, via the coding sequence GTGAGCTCGCTCGTGCTGCGGTCGCAGCGGGTGGTGCTCCCTGACGGCGAGCGGCCGGCGACGGTCGTCGTCGAAGGCGGGCGGATCGCCGCCGTGCTCGACCACGACGCGGAGGTCGACGCGGCCGAGATCGTCGACCTCGGCGACGACGCCCTGCTGCCCGGCCTCGTCGACACGCACGTGCACGTCGACGAGCCGGGCCGCACCGAGTGGGAGGGCTTCGCCACCGCGACGAGGGCGGCCGCCGCGGGCGGTGTCACCACCATCGTGGACATGCCGCTGAACTCGCTGCCGCCGACCGTCGACCCGCAGGCGCTGGCGGCGAAGCGGCAGGCGGCGGCCGGCCAGCTGTTCGTGGACGTCGGGTGCTGGGGCGGCGCGGTGCCGTCGAACCTGGGCCGGCTCGGCGAGCTGCACGCCGCCGGCGTGCTCGGGTTCAAGTGCTTCACCACCGACTCCGGGGTGCCTGAGTTCCCGCCGCTGACCTGGCTGCAGGTACGCGCGGCGCTGCGCGAGCTCGCGGCGTTCGACGGGCTGCTCCTCGTGCACGCCGAGGACGCCGCGGTGCTCGCGGGCGCCCCGGCAGCCACCGGCGACAGCTATCCCGCCTTCGTCGCGTCGCGGCCGGCGAGGGCCGAGGTGTCGGCCGTGCGCGAGCTCGTCGCCGCGCTGCGCGAGACCGGCGGCCGGGCCCACGTGCTGCACGTGTCCGCCGCCGCGGCGGCGGCCGAGGTCGCAAGGGCGCGCGCGGACGGCGTCCGTATCACCGCGGAGACCTGCCCGCACTACCTCGCCCTCACCGCGGACGGCGCCGGCGCCGACGCGTCGGACAAGTGCTGCCCGCCGATCCGCGACGCCGCCAACCGGGAGGCGCTGTGGGCGAGGTTGGCGGACGGGGCGCTCGACTGCGTCGTCTCCGACCACTCCCCCTGCCCACCCGAGCTCAAGCAAGGCGGCCTGGCGAACGCGTGGGGCGGCATCTCGTCGCTGCAGCTCGGCCTGTCGGTAGTCTGGACGCACGCGCGCACCCGCGGGCACCAGCTCACCGACGTCGTGCGCTGGATGGCCGACGCGCCCGCACGGCTGGCCGGCCTTGCCGGCAAGGGGCGGATCGCCGTCGGCTGCGACGCCGACCTGGTCGCGTTCGCCCCCGAGCAGGCGTGGGTGGTCACCCCCGCGGCGCTGCACCACAGGCACCCAGGCACGCCGTACGCGAACCACCGGCTGGTCGGCCGCACGCGGCGGACGTGGCTGCGCGGCCGGCCGGTCACCGACCAGCCGTTTGGTGGGCTGCTGAGTGGCGTCACCTGGGCCCCTCACAGAACGTAA
- a CDS encoding PucR family transcriptional regulator: MAVDLRSLLQTPELGLELLCGERQLDRTVSWVVTTDLPDPRRYLTGGELVLTGMVWRRDADDAERFVRHLVAAGAAALGAGDPDRDELPTDLVAACRHHRLPLFHVRAEVAFSTITEHVVRQASAVRSADLATVLGRHRSLIEAGSDLAGVLDLVAGELDMRCGVLSPTGRLLRGNSTVAQRQCDTILGEVARGAPLPFLVDAGGGVMHSVFAVQALAPVRRLLVVDDDHTRWPPQRRSVVDELAAMVALDADGQVHAARTDDDLLALLDDGADTAAVAARLRLAGLEPGEPLSVLVLSGTVGAERLAALALEVVAGRAEPFVWLPDGDGVLAVASVAGTGDDLTAAARAVATAVTPGERMAAGISEQVPGADGLVGAVTEARHAHQLAVAKAEPVAVAGPDELDGHELLLASVPADVRATFRARVLGPLLEYDAQHTSELVHTLEVYLASSGSWSKAAEQLHVHVNTLRYRVERIEQLTGKDLRRLPDLVDLHLALQLR, translated from the coding sequence ATGGCGGTGGACCTCAGGTCGCTGCTCCAGACGCCGGAGCTGGGGCTGGAGCTGCTGTGCGGCGAGCGGCAGCTGGACCGCACGGTCAGCTGGGTGGTCACCACGGACCTGCCCGATCCCCGCCGGTATCTCACCGGCGGTGAGCTCGTCCTCACCGGCATGGTGTGGCGCCGCGACGCCGACGACGCCGAGCGGTTCGTCCGGCACCTGGTCGCCGCGGGCGCGGCCGCCCTCGGCGCCGGCGACCCGGACCGCGACGAGCTGCCCACCGACCTGGTGGCCGCCTGCCGGCACCACCGGCTGCCGCTGTTCCACGTGCGCGCCGAGGTCGCGTTCTCCACGATCACCGAGCACGTCGTACGCCAGGCGTCCGCCGTGCGTTCCGCCGACCTGGCCACCGTGCTCGGCCGGCACCGCTCGCTCATCGAGGCCGGCAGCGACCTCGCCGGCGTGCTCGACCTGGTCGCCGGCGAGCTGGACATGCGCTGCGGCGTGCTGTCGCCGACCGGGCGGCTGCTGCGCGGCAACTCCACCGTCGCGCAGCGGCAATGCGACACCATCCTCGGCGAGGTGGCGCGCGGCGCCCCGCTGCCGTTCCTGGTGGACGCCGGCGGCGGCGTGATGCACTCGGTGTTCGCGGTGCAGGCGCTGGCGCCGGTGCGCCGGCTGCTCGTCGTGGACGACGACCACACCCGCTGGCCACCGCAGCGGCGCTCGGTGGTGGACGAGCTTGCGGCCATGGTCGCGCTGGATGCCGACGGTCAGGTGCACGCCGCCAGGACCGACGACGACCTGCTCGCCCTGCTCGACGACGGCGCGGACACGGCGGCGGTCGCGGCGCGGCTGCGGCTCGCCGGCCTGGAGCCCGGTGAGCCGCTCAGCGTGCTCGTGCTGTCCGGCACCGTCGGCGCAGAACGGCTCGCCGCCCTGGCGCTCGAGGTCGTCGCGGGGCGTGCGGAGCCGTTCGTCTGGCTGCCGGACGGCGACGGCGTGCTCGCGGTCGCCTCGGTCGCGGGCACCGGCGACGACCTCACGGCGGCGGCCAGGGCGGTGGCGACCGCGGTCACGCCAGGCGAGCGGATGGCCGCCGGCATCAGCGAGCAGGTGCCGGGGGCCGACGGCCTGGTCGGCGCGGTCACCGAGGCGCGGCACGCACACCAGCTGGCGGTCGCGAAGGCGGAGCCGGTCGCCGTCGCCGGTCCGGACGAGCTGGACGGCCACGAGCTGCTGCTGGCGAGTGTGCCCGCGGACGTCCGCGCCACCTTCCGCGCCCGGGTGCTCGGGCCGCTGCTGGAGTACGACGCGCAGCACACGTCCGAGCTCGTGCACACGCTGGAGGTCTACCTGGCGTCTTCCGGCTCGTGGTCGAAGGCGGCCGAGCAGCTGCACGTCCACGTGAACACGCTGCGGTACCGGGTCGAGCGGATCGAGCAGCTCACCGGCAAGGACCTGCGGCGGCTGCCGGACCTGGTCGACCTGCACCTCGCGCTCCAGCTGCGCTGA
- a CDS encoding 8-oxoguanine deaminase: MSRRLVIEGAAVATVDEAGTEYDRGHLVAVDGVITAVGPGATPALSDGLPTRRVDGSGCLLTPGLVNTHHHLYQWATRGLAVDEALFQWLRALYPVWAELGATEVRAATRAGLGWLALSGCTTSADHHYVFPRDAGDLLAVTVEAATEIGLRFHPCRGSMDLGASAGGLPPDDLVEDIDAVLTATEQAITRHHDPSPAAMTRVGVGPCSPFSVSTQLLTASAELARAHGVRLHTHLAETADEERYCQRTYGCTPVEYLDSLGWLGPDTWLAHGVHLDDAAVKRLGATGTAVAHCPSSNARLGAGMARVRDLLDAGVPVGLGVDGAASQEAGLLVEELRQALYTARLRGGPAALTAREALAMATRGGARLLGRDGELGSLQPGLLADLALWRLDGLGHADIADPVTALVLGPPAPLRLLTVAGTPVVTDGVLATADPTALARELRAANRRLRMRTETR; encoded by the coding sequence ATGAGCAGGCGGCTGGTGATCGAGGGCGCGGCGGTGGCCACCGTCGACGAGGCGGGCACCGAGTACGACCGCGGGCACCTGGTGGCGGTGGACGGCGTGATCACCGCGGTCGGGCCCGGCGCCACGCCTGCGCTCAGCGACGGGCTCCCCACGCGGCGGGTGGACGGCAGCGGCTGCCTGCTCACCCCCGGCCTGGTGAACACGCACCACCACCTGTACCAGTGGGCGACCAGGGGGCTCGCCGTCGACGAAGCCTTGTTCCAGTGGCTGCGCGCGCTCTACCCGGTGTGGGCGGAGCTGGGCGCCACGGAGGTGCGCGCGGCGACGCGCGCGGGCCTCGGCTGGCTCGCGCTTTCCGGGTGCACCACCAGCGCCGACCACCACTACGTGTTCCCGCGCGACGCCGGCGACCTGCTCGCCGTGACGGTCGAGGCGGCCACCGAGATCGGGCTCCGGTTCCACCCGTGCCGCGGCTCGATGGACCTCGGTGCGTCCGCCGGCGGGCTGCCGCCGGACGACCTGGTGGAGGACATCGACGCCGTGCTCACCGCTACCGAGCAGGCGATCACCAGGCACCACGACCCGTCGCCGGCCGCCATGACCCGGGTCGGGGTGGGGCCGTGCTCGCCGTTCTCGGTGAGCACGCAGCTGCTGACGGCGTCGGCGGAGCTGGCCCGCGCGCACGGCGTGCGGCTGCACACCCACCTCGCCGAGACCGCCGACGAGGAGCGCTACTGCCAACGGACGTACGGCTGCACGCCGGTGGAGTACCTCGACTCGCTCGGCTGGCTAGGGCCGGACACCTGGCTCGCGCACGGCGTGCACCTCGACGACGCCGCCGTGAAACGCCTCGGGGCGACCGGCACCGCGGTGGCGCACTGCCCGAGCTCCAACGCCCGGCTCGGCGCGGGCATGGCCAGGGTGCGCGACCTGCTCGACGCCGGCGTACCCGTCGGGCTCGGCGTGGACGGTGCCGCGTCGCAGGAGGCCGGCCTGCTCGTCGAGGAGCTGCGGCAAGCCCTGTACACGGCGCGGCTACGCGGCGGCCCGGCTGCGCTGACCGCCCGCGAGGCACTGGCGATGGCCACCCGCGGCGGCGCCCGCCTGCTCGGCCGCGACGGCGAGCTCGGCTCGCTGCAGCCGGGACTGCTGGCCGACCTCGCGCTGTGGCGGCTGGACGGACTGGGCCACGCGGACATCGCCGACCCGGTGACCGCACTGGTGCTCGGCCCACCCGCGCCGCTGCGGCTGCTCACCGTCGCCGGCACCCCGGTGGTGACCGACGGCGTACTCGCCACCGCCGACCCGACCGCCCTTGCCCGCGAGCTACGCGCCGCCAACCGCAGGCTACGAATGCGAACAGAGACACGATGA
- the pucL gene encoding urate oxidase, translated as MDTVLASNRYGKAETRLVRIDRGDPQHEVVDLTVTTTLTGDFADAHLAGDNRNVLPTDSQKNTVYAFARDGVGSPEAFGTRLARHFVDTQPSVHTACVELAAHRWERVGPHSFTRAEGGETRTATVGYDGSVPTVTAGLTSLLLLNSTASEFTDFAVDEYTTLEPTTERVLATSVTARWRYGVDTVDYDTAHAIARAALVEAFADTYSLALQQTLYAMGERVLARIPEVTEVTLTLPNKHHFLVDLTPFGRDNPDAVYYAADRPYGLIEGTVARA; from the coding sequence ATGGACACCGTGCTCGCGTCGAACAGGTACGGCAAGGCCGAGACCAGGTTGGTGCGGATCGACCGCGGCGACCCGCAGCACGAGGTCGTCGACCTGACGGTGACGACGACGCTCACCGGCGACTTCGCGGACGCGCACCTCGCCGGCGACAACCGCAATGTGCTGCCCACCGACAGCCAGAAGAACACCGTGTACGCGTTCGCGCGCGACGGCGTCGGCTCGCCTGAGGCGTTCGGCACGCGGTTGGCCAGGCACTTCGTGGACACCCAGCCGAGCGTGCACACGGCGTGCGTGGAGCTTGCCGCGCACCGGTGGGAACGGGTCGGCCCGCACTCGTTCACCCGCGCAGAAGGCGGCGAGACGCGTACCGCGACGGTCGGCTACGACGGCAGCGTCCCCACGGTGACCGCCGGCCTCACCAGCCTGCTGCTGCTGAACTCCACGGCGTCGGAGTTCACCGACTTCGCCGTGGACGAGTACACGACGCTCGAACCCACCACCGAGCGGGTGCTCGCCACCTCGGTGACCGCGCGGTGGCGCTACGGCGTGGACACCGTGGACTACGACACCGCGCACGCGATCGCGCGGGCGGCGCTCGTCGAGGCGTTCGCCGACACCTACTCGCTCGCGCTGCAGCAGACGCTGTACGCAATGGGCGAGCGGGTGCTCGCCCGTATCCCCGAGGTCACGGAGGTCACGCTCACGCTGCCGAACAAACACCACTTCCTGGTCGACCTGACACCGTTCGGCAGGGACAACCCGGACGCCGTCTACTACGCCGCCGACCGGCCGTACGGCCTGATCGAGGGCACGGTGGCCCGCGCATGA
- the secD gene encoding protein translocase subunit SecD, producing the protein MSRAPVVRAVLALAIIGASLYFALSSPARLGLDLRGGTQIVLEGQDTARVKADAETTDRTVEVLRGRVDALGVSEPTLTRSGENRIIVELPGVQDPREAAEVIGRTAQLSFHPVKGIAPEGQKPELGKGERVLPDEAGQRLLLGPSALSGDEVKGAESVIDQQTTAQWVVNVDFEGEGVQKWEGLTGDAACQQPGDPRRRVAIVLDDKVISSPQVAQDIQCDVGMTGGSTQITGQFKEKEAKDLAVLIAGGALPMPVEVIEQRTVGPTLGADAIEASAKAAVIGVALTALFIVVIYRLVGFLATVALACYALISYAVLVALNATLTLPGLAGFVLAIGMAVDANVLVFERAREEYQLRENRGDVSRALTGGFGKALSAIVDSNVTTLLAAGLLFFLASGPVRGFGVTLSIGVVASMVSALLITRFLAGLAVDRRLLKNRPAITGLASTGRVRNWLTRRNPDLMSRRKRWLGVSAVVVVVALAGIGFRGVDFGAEFTGGRVLEYSVSDEVSVERARSAVADAGFPRAVVQTSGDNISVRTGQLDNDEAHSIETSLERVAGDVQKERDELIGPSLGDELRNKALIALGVALAAQLLYLAIRFRWTFGLGAVLAMFQDVLIVIGAFAWLGKPVDGVFLAAMLTVIGYSVNDSVVVFDRIREQWGLSHRQKGASFAGVANTAVLQTVPRTVNTGMGALFILAALAVLGGDSLTDFAVALLVGIVAGTFSTVFTATPIVVGLASRTQAPVAVHRGGAKKKSGRPRTHSGERTDSGAVV; encoded by the coding sequence TTGTCCCGTGCACCCGTCGTGCGCGCCGTACTCGCCCTGGCGATCATCGGCGCGTCGCTGTACTTCGCGCTCAGCTCACCGGCCCGCCTCGGTCTCGACCTGCGAGGCGGCACCCAGATCGTCCTCGAGGGTCAGGACACCGCAAGGGTGAAGGCCGACGCGGAGACGACCGACAGGACGGTGGAGGTGCTCCGTGGCCGGGTGGACGCGCTGGGCGTGTCCGAGCCCACGCTGACCAGGTCGGGGGAGAACCGCATCATCGTCGAGCTGCCCGGGGTGCAGGACCCGCGGGAGGCGGCGGAGGTCATCGGCCGCACCGCGCAGCTCTCGTTCCACCCGGTGAAGGGGATCGCGCCCGAGGGCCAGAAACCCGAGCTGGGCAAGGGTGAACGCGTACTGCCCGACGAGGCCGGCCAGCGGCTGTTGCTCGGTCCGAGCGCGCTGAGCGGTGACGAGGTCAAGGGCGCGGAGTCGGTGATCGACCAGCAGACCACCGCGCAGTGGGTGGTCAACGTCGACTTCGAGGGCGAAGGCGTACAGAAGTGGGAGGGCCTCACCGGCGACGCTGCGTGTCAGCAGCCCGGTGACCCGCGGCGGCGGGTGGCGATCGTGCTCGACGACAAGGTGATCTCCTCGCCGCAGGTGGCGCAGGACATCCAGTGCGACGTCGGGATGACCGGCGGCTCGACGCAGATCACCGGACAGTTCAAGGAAAAGGAGGCGAAGGATCTTGCCGTACTGATCGCGGGCGGCGCGCTGCCGATGCCGGTCGAGGTGATCGAGCAACGCACGGTCGGCCCGACACTCGGCGCCGACGCGATCGAGGCGTCGGCCAAGGCCGCGGTCATCGGCGTGGCGCTGACCGCGCTGTTCATCGTCGTCATCTACCGGCTCGTCGGCTTCCTGGCGACCGTCGCGCTGGCCTGCTACGCGCTGATCTCGTACGCCGTGCTCGTCGCGTTGAACGCCACCCTGACGCTGCCAGGCCTGGCCGGCTTCGTGCTCGCCATCGGGATGGCTGTGGACGCGAACGTGCTGGTGTTCGAGCGAGCGCGGGAGGAGTACCAGCTGCGCGAGAACCGCGGTGACGTCTCGCGGGCGTTGACCGGTGGCTTCGGCAAGGCGTTGAGCGCGATCGTCGACTCCAACGTCACCACGCTGCTCGCGGCGGGCCTGTTGTTCTTCCTGGCGTCCGGGCCGGTGCGCGGCTTCGGTGTCACGTTGTCCATCGGTGTGGTCGCGTCGATGGTGTCGGCGCTGTTGATCACCAGGTTCCTCGCCGGGCTCGCTGTGGACCGGAGGCTGCTGAAGAACCGTCCCGCCATCACCGGCCTCGCCAGCACCGGCCGGGTGCGTAACTGGCTGACCCGCAGGAACCCCGACCTGATGAGCAGACGCAAGCGCTGGCTCGGCGTCTCCGCGGTGGTCGTCGTCGTCGCACTGGCCGGCATCGGGTTCCGCGGCGTCGACTTCGGCGCCGAGTTCACCGGCGGCCGGGTGTTGGAGTACTCGGTGTCGGACGAGGTGAGCGTCGAACGGGCGCGGTCGGCCGTCGCCGACGCGGGCTTCCCCCGCGCGGTGGTGCAGACCTCGGGCGACAACATCTCCGTACGCACCGGGCAGCTCGACAACGACGAGGCGCACAGCATCGAGACCTCGCTGGAGCGGGTGGCCGGTGACGTGCAGAAGGAACGCGACGAGCTGATCGGCCCGAGCCTCGGCGACGAGCTGCGCAACAAGGCGTTGATCGCACTCGGCGTCGCGCTCGCCGCGCAGTTGCTCTACCTGGCCATCAGGTTCCGCTGGACCTTCGGTCTCGGCGCGGTGCTGGCCATGTTCCAGGACGTGCTGATCGTCATCGGCGCGTTCGCCTGGCTGGGCAAACCCGTCGACGGCGTGTTCCTTGCGGCGATGCTCACGGTGATCGGGTACTCGGTGAACGACTCTGTCGTGGTGTTCGACCGCATCCGCGAGCAGTGGGGGCTGTCGCACCGGCAGAAGGGCGCGTCGTTCGCCGGCGTCGCCAACACCGCCGTGCTCCAGACGGTGCCGCGCACGGTGAACACGGGGATGGGCGCGTTGTTCATCCTCGCGGCGCTCGCCGTGCTCGGCGGCGACTCGCTCACCGACTTCGCCGTCGCGCTGCTGGTCGGGATCGTGGCGGGTACGTTCTCCACGGTGTTCACCGCGACGCCGATCGTCGTCGGCCTGGCTTCCCGCACGCAGGCACCCGTGGCCGTACACCGCGGCGGGGCGAAGAAGAAGTCGGGTCGCCCGCGTACGCACAGCGGCGAACGCACCGACTCCGGTGCCGTCGTCTAG
- a CDS encoding methyltransferase domain-containing protein yields the protein MMPALTVRLPNTEQRLGQDEEFCFLVEGGKERRIRFHDYDEIYSIPGLYEKLFSELLKCSSPEVISTLLADQIKRAGDSFADLHVLDLGAGNGMVGEELRRLGAGSLVAVDIISEAAAAAERDRPDVYDAYHVGDIRALPEAAERDLADRTINCMTCVAALGFGDIPPTAFQAAYDLVQPGGWVAFNIKDAFLENIEEGGFAALIRDMMADGRLDILARHTYTHRLSVSGDELAYVAMVARKPAD from the coding sequence ATGATGCCCGCATTGACGGTACGCCTCCCGAACACCGAGCAGCGGCTCGGCCAGGACGAGGAGTTCTGCTTCTTGGTGGAAGGCGGCAAAGAGCGCCGCATCCGTTTCCACGACTACGACGAGATCTACTCCATCCCCGGGTTGTACGAGAAGCTGTTCAGCGAGCTGCTGAAGTGCTCGTCCCCCGAGGTCATCTCGACGTTGCTGGCCGACCAGATCAAGCGTGCCGGCGACTCGTTCGCCGACCTACACGTGCTCGACCTCGGCGCAGGGAACGGCATGGTCGGTGAGGAGCTGCGCCGACTGGGCGCCGGCTCGCTCGTCGCCGTCGACATCATCAGCGAGGCGGCAGCGGCGGCCGAGCGTGACCGCCCGGACGTGTACGACGCCTACCACGTCGGCGACATCAGGGCCCTGCCCGAGGCGGCCGAGCGCGACCTCGCCGACCGCACGATCAACTGCATGACGTGCGTCGCGGCGCTCGGCTTCGGCGACATCCCGCCGACCGCCTTCCAGGCCGCCTACGACCTCGTGCAGCCGGGCGGCTGGGTCGCGTTCAACATCAAGGACGCGTTCCTCGAGAACATCGAGGAAGGCGGGTTCGCCGCGCTGATCAGGGACATGATGGCCGACGGCAGGCTCGACATCCTCGCCAGGCACACGTACACCCACCGGCTCTCGGTCAGCGGCGACGAGCTGGCCTACGTCGCGATGGTCGCGCGCAAACCGGCCGACTGA
- a CDS encoding gamma-glutamylcyclotransferase encodes MVPMFLNGTAMRGGAAHDALQGARLVAEISSAPRYRFFAVRGEFPGMTPAVPGETGCRVAGELYELPLDVLRDSLLPTEPPELELGVIELANGEASLAMVLRDQFRGHHTLEDISALGSWREYQQQR; translated from the coding sequence ATGGTCCCGATGTTCCTCAACGGCACCGCCATGCGCGGCGGCGCGGCGCACGACGCCCTGCAGGGCGCCCGGCTGGTCGCGGAGATCTCGTCCGCACCGCGCTACCGGTTCTTCGCCGTACGCGGCGAGTTCCCCGGCATGACGCCGGCGGTGCCGGGCGAGACCGGCTGCCGCGTGGCCGGTGAGCTGTACGAGCTGCCGCTCGACGTGCTCCGCGACTCGCTGCTGCCGACGGAGCCGCCGGAGCTCGAGCTCGGCGTCATCGAGCTGGCCAACGGCGAGGCGTCGCTCGCGATGGTGCTGCGCGACCAGTTCCGCGGTCACCACACGCTGGAGGACATCTCGGCCCTCGGCAGCTGGCGCGAGTACCAACAGCAGCGGTGA
- the uraD gene encoding 2-oxo-4-hydroxy-4-carboxy-5-ureidoimidazoline decarboxylase, whose amino-acid sequence MTLDEFNRLHPHAAVTELLTCCASRGWAQQVSHGRPYRSADALLAAGDTAFAALSACDVDTAVAAHPRIGERPAATDRASTWSRQEQAGVATSDVRAELAAANVAYEERFGHVFLICATGRSAAEILAEARRRLANDAHTERAETVRELGAIVRLRLRKLVTQ is encoded by the coding sequence GTGACGCTCGACGAGTTCAACCGCCTCCACCCGCACGCGGCCGTGACCGAGCTGCTCACCTGTTGTGCCTCACGGGGGTGGGCACAGCAGGTGAGCCACGGCCGGCCGTACCGGTCCGCGGACGCGTTGCTCGCCGCCGGCGACACGGCGTTCGCCGCGCTCTCCGCATGCGACGTGGACACGGCCGTCGCCGCGCACCCGCGCATCGGCGAGCGACCTGCGGCGACCGACCGGGCGTCCACGTGGTCGCGGCAGGAACAGGCCGGCGTGGCCACGAGCGACGTACGTGCCGAGCTGGCCGCGGCGAACGTCGCGTACGAGGAGCGGTTCGGGCACGTGTTCCTGATCTGCGCCACCGGCCGCAGCGCCGCGGAGATCCTGGCCGAGGCACGGCGGCGGCTCGCCAACGACGCGCACACCGAACGCGCCGAGACGGTGCGCGAGCTCGGCGCGATCGTGCGGCTGCGGCTGCGGAAGCTGGTGACGCAGTGA
- a CDS encoding 2Fe-2S iron-sulfur cluster binding domain-containing protein, whose amino-acid sequence MRVTCTVNGTTRTADGVRAGESLLYLLRERLGLPGTKNACEQGECGSCTVFLDGVLACACLVAAGQASGREVVTVEGLTSAGEPDPVQAAFVTADAVQCGFCTPGLVVAVHDLLARRKDPSDAEIREALAGNLCRCTGYEKILDAVRLAAQRREVTR is encoded by the coding sequence ATGCGCGTAACGTGCACCGTCAACGGCACGACCAGGACCGCCGATGGCGTCCGGGCCGGCGAGAGCCTGTTGTACCTGCTGCGCGAGCGGCTCGGCCTGCCGGGCACGAAGAACGCCTGCGAACAAGGCGAATGCGGCTCCTGCACGGTGTTCCTCGACGGCGTGCTGGCGTGCGCCTGCCTGGTCGCCGCCGGCCAGGCGTCCGGTCGCGAGGTCGTCACCGTGGAGGGCCTGACGTCCGCCGGCGAGCCCGACCCGGTGCAGGCGGCGTTCGTGACGGCGGACGCCGTGCAGTGTGGCTTCTGCACGCCCGGCCTGGTCGTCGCCGTGCACGACCTGCTGGCCCGCCGCAAGGACCCGTCCGACGCAGAGATCAGGGAGGCACTCGCCGGGAACCTCTGCCGCTGCACCGGCTACGAGAAGATCCTCGACGCGGTGCGCCTGGCCGCGCAGCGACGCGAGGTGACGCGATGA
- the uraH gene encoding hydroxyisourate hydrolase, with translation MTLSSHLLDATSGRPAAGVWLSLWRQEGHDWKFVADGHTDTEGRVRDWPLTVGNHRLVFDTGGWWRDRGQPTFHPEVVVTFTVADADAHHHVPLLLSPFSYTTYRGS, from the coding sequence GTGACCCTCTCCTCGCACCTGCTCGACGCCACCTCCGGCCGGCCCGCGGCCGGTGTGTGGCTGAGCCTGTGGCGGCAGGAGGGCCACGACTGGAAGTTCGTCGCCGACGGGCACACCGACACCGAAGGACGAGTGCGGGACTGGCCGTTGACCGTCGGCAACCACCGGCTCGTCTTCGACACCGGCGGCTGGTGGCGGGACCGCGGCCAGCCGACGTTCCACCCCGAGGTCGTAGTGACGTTCACCGTCGCCGACGCCGACGCCCACCACCACGTGCCGCTGCTGCTGAGCCCGTTCTCGTACACCACCTACCGGGGCAGCTGA
- a CDS encoding xanthine dehydrogenase family protein subunit M — MSTDFFRPASLREAVETKAAHPDATPIAGGTDVMVELNFDRRPPGALLDLTAVPELACWERTGDGVRLGAAVTYTTVIEQLGVLLPALAFAARTVGSPQIRNRGTVGGNLGAGSPAGDSHPPLLATGAEVELVSVRGTRTVAATDFYVGAKRTALAPDELIAAVLVPLVPGPQQFAKIGPRNAMVIAVCSFALALDPAHQRVGTGIGSAGPTPLRAPDAEELLANELPWQRRDRLGDAVAQRFGELVAAAATPIDDVRGTARYRRHALAVLARRCLLWTWEELRCA; from the coding sequence ATGAGCACCGACTTCTTCCGGCCTGCCTCGTTGCGGGAGGCCGTCGAGACGAAGGCCGCGCATCCGGACGCGACGCCGATCGCCGGCGGCACCGACGTGATGGTGGAGCTGAACTTCGACCGCAGGCCGCCGGGTGCACTGCTCGACCTCACCGCCGTGCCCGAGCTGGCCTGCTGGGAACGCACCGGCGACGGGGTGCGGCTCGGCGCCGCGGTGACGTACACGACGGTCATCGAGCAGCTTGGTGTGCTGCTGCCGGCGCTCGCGTTCGCGGCCCGCACCGTGGGGTCGCCGCAGATCCGCAACCGGGGCACGGTCGGCGGCAACCTCGGCGCCGGCTCGCCGGCCGGTGACAGCCACCCGCCGTTGCTGGCCACGGGCGCCGAGGTCGAGCTGGTCAGCGTGCGCGGCACCCGCACAGTGGCCGCTACCGACTTCTACGTCGGCGCGAAGCGCACCGCGCTTGCCCCGGACGAGCTGATCGCCGCGGTCCTCGTACCGCTGGTGCCCGGCCCGCAGCAGTTCGCGAAGATCGGTCCGCGCAACGCGATGGTCATCGCCGTCTGCTCGTTCGCGCTCGCCCTCGACCCGGCACACCAGCGGGTCGGTACGGGTATCGGCTCGGCCGGGCCCACGCCGTTACGGGCGCCGGATGCGGAGGAGCTGCTGGCGAACGAGCTGCCGTGGCAGCGGCGGGACCGGCTGGGTGACGCCGTCGCGCAGCGGTTCGGCGAGCTAGTCGCGGCCGCCGCTACACCCATCGACGACGTGCGCGGCACCGCCCGGTACCGCAGGCACGCGCTCGCGGTGCTGGCCCGCCGCTGCCTGCTCTGGACGTGGGAGGAGCTGCGATGCGCGTAA